From the Pseudanabaena sp. FACHB-2040 genome, one window contains:
- a CDS encoding EamA-like transporter family protein, with translation MSLAEFGLLLIAVVASSLGQIFLKLGALKLGAVTSDNAIGHILKIATTPALVAGLMAYGVGAILYILLLTRVKLSVAAPSASLIYLISVLAGYFVFNESISLGRAVGLGLIVCGVALVASR, from the coding sequence TTGAGCTTAGCGGAATTTGGACTGCTGCTAATTGCTGTAGTAGCGAGCTCCCTGGGGCAGATTTTTTTGAAGCTGGGTGCCCTAAAGCTGGGTGCGGTTACCTCAGACAACGCCATAGGCCACATTCTCAAAATTGCTACCACCCCCGCCCTGGTTGCCGGACTGATGGCCTATGGGGTTGGGGCTATTCTGTATATTCTGCTGCTGACGCGGGTAAAGTTGTCTGTTGCCGCGCCTTCAGCCTCTTTAATTTATTTAATCTCGGTGCTGGCGGGCTATTTTGTCTTCAATGAATCGATCTCCTTGGGGCGAGCAGTAGGGCTAGGTCTAATTGTGTGCGGAGTGGCCCTGGTTGCTTCCCGATAG
- the ndk gene encoding nucleoside-diphosphate kinase — protein sequence MERTFLMIKPDGVQRNLVGEIIRRFETKGFTLVGLKLMTVSRELAEEHYGVHRERPFFAGLVDFITSGPVVAMVWEGDGVIASARKIIGATNPLTAEPGTIRGDLGVTIGRNIIHGSDAPETAQTEIALWFKPEELASWEPTLKGWLYE from the coding sequence GTGGAACGGACGTTTTTGATGATTAAGCCCGATGGGGTTCAACGGAACCTGGTCGGAGAAATCATTCGCCGCTTTGAAACCAAAGGCTTTACCCTGGTTGGCCTGAAATTGATGACAGTTTCCCGCGAACTGGCTGAGGAGCATTACGGTGTACACCGGGAGCGGCCCTTTTTTGCTGGGCTAGTTGACTTCATCACCTCTGGCCCAGTCGTAGCCATGGTTTGGGAAGGCGATGGCGTGATTGCCTCGGCCCGCAAGATCATTGGGGCCACCAACCCGCTGACCGCAGAACCAGGAACCATTCGAGGCGACCTTGGTGTAACCATTGGCCGCAATATCATTCACGGTTCTGATGCCCCCGAAACCGCCCAGACTGAAATCGCCCTCTGGTTCAAACCTGAGGAACTGGCGTCTTGGGAACCTACCCTTAAAGGCTGGCTGTACGAATAA
- a CDS encoding PHP domain-containing protein produces MLELHCHTTYSDGTLTPQELIAAALKAGVKALAITDHDTLAGWDDAFQAAADTPLEIVPGLELSTVYNDRSLHILGFYPDRAKLEPPLQERIAGRHRRAREMVEKLAALGYPIELPSMSGNMAPGRPHVAAALVKAGYVSSNQEAFTRWLGERGPAYVQYDKFSAEDGIRLLLDCGAVPVWAHPYLFRGGTVQTILPKLVEAGLKGVEVYHPHHSPSDERKLEEACEDYGLLMTGGSDYHGPASAGVNNSVGLNQLQVPLDLLPPLKAAAAALR; encoded by the coding sequence ATGCTAGAACTCCACTGCCACACCACCTACTCCGATGGCACTCTTACCCCGCAGGAACTGATTGCTGCTGCCCTCAAGGCGGGCGTTAAAGCCTTGGCCATCACCGACCACGACACGTTGGCAGGCTGGGACGATGCCTTTCAAGCGGCTGCTGATACGCCGCTAGAGATTGTGCCGGGGCTGGAACTCAGCACCGTTTATAACGACCGTTCGCTTCACATTCTGGGCTTCTACCCCGACCGAGCCAAGCTGGAGCCACCGCTACAAGAGCGAATTGCTGGGCGGCATCGGCGAGCCCGTGAAATGGTCGAAAAACTGGCAGCGCTAGGCTACCCCATCGAGCTGCCGTCGATGTCGGGCAACATGGCCCCAGGTCGGCCCCACGTTGCCGCTGCTCTGGTTAAAGCGGGCTACGTAAGCTCTAACCAAGAAGCCTTTACCCGTTGGCTGGGAGAACGAGGGCCAGCCTATGTGCAGTACGACAAGTTTTCAGCCGAAGACGGCATCCGTCTGCTGCTAGACTGTGGGGCTGTGCCGGTGTGGGCTCACCCTTACCTGTTTCGCGGTGGCACTGTGCAGACAATTTTGCCCAAGCTGGTAGAGGCTGGGCTGAAAGGCGTTGAAGTTTACCACCCTCACCACAGCCCCAGCGACGAGCGGAAGCTAGAGGAAGCCTGCGAGGACTATGGTTTGCTCATGACCGGAGGCAGTGACTACCACGGCCCTGCTAGCGCCGGAGTGAATAATTCCGTAGGGCTCAACCAGCTACAGGTGCCGCTAGATTTGCTGCCTCCGCTTAAAGCAGCAGCGGCAGCCCTGCGCTGA
- a CDS encoding ABC transporter ATP-binding protein has protein sequence MKDPILDVRNLKVQFQIDDRIIPAVDGISFQVQRGQTLGIVGESGSGKSVTSLAVMGLIPNPPGKIVDGEILFQDGVVQDGSRGVSPVDLSRLSPSQMQAYRGGKVSMIFQEPMSSLNPVYTCGFQLTEAILRHQNVSKEEAQRIAIAGLQEVKLLPSDSELQAVVLKSQPKLTDRQAQQEVNRRKQAILNRYPHELSGGQIQRVMIAMAICCNPSLLIADEPTTALDVTVQATILDLLRELRDRRGMSLIFITHDLGIIAEIADQVAVMYQGKIVEAGPVWEIFSNPQHPYTKGLLACRPKPDQRLRRLPTVADFMEVETTSSGQVQIREKVLDESKVIQFRSEISETEIRDRMTQLEQNASLLTVENLEVGYPVRGVFGNTQRYVMAVNKVSFQIHQGETFGLVGESGCGKTTLGRALLRLVPTLGGRIWFDGKDVLGLDNRQLRVLRRDMQIIFQDPFSSLDPRMNVGDAIAEPLKIHKVIKSRRHQQERVSYLLERVGLSGDCMNRYPHEFSGGQRQRICIARALALNPKFIICDESVSALDVSVQAQVLNLLKELQSEFNLTYIFISHDLAVVKFMSDRIMVMNQGQIEEIGPAEQVYRQPQQPYTRQLISAIPIGSLDRIQELQATRSLAS, from the coding sequence ATGAAAGACCCGATTCTCGACGTTCGCAATCTCAAGGTTCAGTTTCAGATCGACGACCGCATTATCCCCGCTGTCGATGGCATTTCCTTTCAGGTGCAGCGAGGGCAAACCCTGGGGATCGTGGGCGAGTCTGGATCGGGTAAATCGGTGACGTCTCTGGCTGTGATGGGCCTAATTCCCAACCCTCCCGGCAAAATTGTGGACGGAGAAATCTTGTTTCAAGACGGGGTTGTGCAAGACGGTAGCCGGGGAGTGAGCCCAGTTGATTTGAGCCGCCTTTCGCCTAGCCAAATGCAGGCTTACCGGGGCGGCAAAGTCTCGATGATTTTTCAAGAGCCGATGAGCTCGCTAAACCCGGTTTATACCTGTGGCTTTCAGCTGACTGAGGCGATTTTGCGGCACCAAAACGTCTCTAAGGAAGAGGCGCAGCGGATTGCGATCGCAGGGCTGCAGGAAGTCAAACTGCTGCCCTCGGACAGTGAACTGCAGGCGGTTGTGCTCAAGAGCCAGCCCAAGCTTACCGACCGGCAGGCGCAGCAAGAAGTTAATCGCCGCAAGCAGGCTATTCTCAACCGCTATCCCCATGAATTGTCGGGCGGCCAGATTCAGCGGGTGATGATTGCGATGGCGATCTGCTGCAATCCCTCGCTGCTGATCGCCGACGAACCGACTACGGCTCTCGATGTGACGGTGCAGGCCACTATTCTCGATCTGCTGCGGGAACTGCGCGACCGGCGCGGCATGTCTCTAATCTTTATTACCCACGACCTGGGCATCATTGCTGAAATTGCTGACCAGGTGGCAGTGATGTACCAGGGCAAAATTGTTGAAGCGGGGCCAGTCTGGGAGATCTTCTCCAACCCTCAGCACCCTTATACGAAGGGTCTATTGGCCTGTCGCCCCAAGCCCGATCAGCGGCTGCGGCGACTGCCTACAGTGGCTGACTTTATGGAGGTCGAAACTACCAGCAGCGGGCAGGTGCAGATTCGCGAAAAGGTGCTGGATGAAAGTAAAGTTATCCAGTTTCGAAGCGAGATTAGCGAAACTGAGATTCGCGATCGCATGACTCAGCTGGAGCAAAATGCCTCCCTGCTCACTGTAGAAAACCTAGAGGTGGGATATCCGGTTCGGGGAGTTTTTGGCAACACGCAACGCTACGTCATGGCGGTCAATAAGGTCTCTTTCCAAATTCACCAGGGAGAAACCTTTGGTCTGGTGGGCGAGTCGGGCTGCGGCAAAACTACCCTGGGCCGAGCTTTGCTGCGGTTGGTGCCTACTCTCGGTGGCCGCATTTGGTTTGACGGCAAAGATGTTCTCGGTCTAGACAATCGTCAGCTGCGGGTTTTGCGCCGAGATATGCAGATCATTTTTCAGGACCCCTTTAGCTCTCTCGATCCGCGCATGAACGTGGGGGATGCGATCGCAGAGCCGCTAAAGATCCACAAAGTGATTAAGAGTCGTCGTCACCAGCAGGAGCGGGTGAGCTATCTGCTGGAGCGAGTAGGTCTGTCCGGCGACTGCATGAACCGTTACCCCCATGAGTTCTCGGGGGGGCAGCGTCAGCGCATCTGCATTGCCCGCGCTCTGGCCTTAAACCCCAAGTTCATCATTTGCGATGAGTCGGTGTCGGCACTGGACGTGTCGGTGCAGGCTCAGGTGCTCAATCTGCTCAAAGAGCTGCAGAGTGAGTTTAACCTGACCTACATCTTCATTTCCCATGACCTAGCGGTAGTCAAGTTTATGAGCGATCGCATTATGGTGATGAACCAGGGACAGATTGAAGAAATTGGTCCCGCTGAGCAGGTCTACCGCCAGCCTCAGCAGCCCTACACCCGCCAGCTCATCAGCGCCATTCCGATTGGCAGCCTAGATCGCATTCAGGAACTGCAGGCTACTCGCAGTCTGGCCAGTTAA
- a CDS encoding DUF3352 domain-containing protein, translated as MFLSKRPPLLLTVGAALLLIGGGAVAYWGLSRRNTLAQNLPVGVQAVPEDAVMAFSLSTDEAEWRRLRQFGTPKTQEQFDQFLAKWRDRILTDNGLTFAADIEPWVGPEVTVAVLPDQEGTDTEPTPLPLPEDVANTLMIVPIADPAEAQARFSAQIERSQAGAAQDYKGVAIQPLAGAEGTTLYAAVLGTELVVLSNQFVTVERSIDAFKGGKSLVDLPGLNRSFEQLKGSAAFSRFYINVPSAVQTLASTSQPLLPPAQLETFKTDRGLVGAINLEARGVRLESVSWLPPGTDQTFPQDNGTTQLTQRVPTEALLFASGGNFQRFWEDLKAGQSLASLLPIDPENLSVSLQAATGLTLEEDLLPWTQGEFALGILAPPQASAATPDQEALPNPALVLMLKASDRKAAETTLAQLNEVMETRYRYAVNTADLKGVAVTRWTSPFQSLAMSYGWLEGDVVFLSLGEGIESAIAPLPRQSLAQNSLFQLTTTQAPRVNNGHFFLNLKAMAEAQNNLLLPPLPQDGIIASQAVEGIGVTATALGERQVRYDLFVALNRGNRPGDLPQLKDATPNPDPDASPNASPDADPDAAPETEPTPETSQPPTDE; from the coding sequence ATGTTTCTTTCTAAAAGACCTCCTCTTTTGCTGACGGTTGGGGCTGCCCTGTTGCTAATAGGGGGAGGGGCAGTGGCCTATTGGGGGCTGTCTCGCCGCAATACACTGGCCCAAAATCTGCCGGTTGGGGTGCAGGCTGTTCCTGAAGATGCGGTCATGGCCTTTTCCCTCAGCACCGATGAGGCGGAGTGGCGCAGGCTGCGGCAGTTTGGCACCCCCAAGACCCAAGAGCAGTTTGACCAGTTCTTGGCTAAGTGGCGCGATCGCATTCTCACCGATAACGGTTTGACCTTCGCTGCTGATATTGAGCCTTGGGTGGGGCCAGAGGTAACGGTTGCCGTGTTGCCCGACCAAGAGGGCACTGACACTGAGCCTACCCCCCTACCGCTGCCTGAGGATGTCGCCAACACCCTGATGATTGTGCCCATCGCCGATCCGGCAGAGGCTCAGGCGCGATTCTCAGCCCAAATCGAGCGATCCCAGGCGGGAGCAGCTCAAGATTATAAGGGGGTGGCCATCCAGCCGCTAGCAGGCGCTGAGGGGACAACTCTCTACGCTGCTGTGCTGGGTACTGAGCTGGTAGTTTTAAGCAATCAGTTTGTCACGGTAGAGCGCTCTATTGACGCATTTAAAGGAGGCAAGTCGCTGGTCGATTTGCCCGGTCTAAATCGGTCGTTTGAACAGCTCAAGGGCTCTGCTGCTTTCTCTCGCTTCTATATCAATGTGCCCTCTGCTGTACAAACCCTAGCCAGCACTTCCCAACCCCTGCTGCCCCCGGCTCAACTAGAAACCTTCAAAACAGATCGGGGACTGGTGGGAGCGATCAATCTGGAGGCTCGGGGCGTGCGGTTAGAGAGCGTTAGCTGGCTCCCTCCGGGCACGGACCAAACCTTTCCTCAAGACAATGGCACTACGCAGTTAACCCAGCGGGTTCCCACAGAGGCGCTGCTGTTTGCCTCAGGAGGTAACTTCCAGCGGTTTTGGGAAGACCTTAAAGCCGGCCAGTCTCTAGCTAGCCTGCTGCCCATTGACCCCGAGAACCTGTCGGTAAGTCTGCAGGCAGCCACTGGCCTCACGCTAGAAGAAGACCTGTTGCCCTGGACTCAGGGTGAGTTTGCCCTGGGGATTTTGGCTCCTCCCCAAGCCTCTGCTGCAACCCCAGATCAGGAGGCTTTGCCCAATCCGGCCCTGGTGCTCATGCTGAAGGCGAGCGATCGCAAAGCCGCCGAGACCACTCTGGCTCAGCTTAATGAAGTGATGGAAACTCGGTACCGCTATGCCGTCAACACAGCGGACTTAAAGGGAGTGGCCGTCACTCGCTGGACTTCGCCTTTTCAATCGCTCGCCATGAGCTACGGGTGGCTGGAGGGCGATGTTGTCTTTCTGTCGCTGGGTGAAGGCATTGAGAGTGCGATCGCACCCCTGCCCCGGCAATCCCTGGCCCAAAACAGCCTCTTTCAGCTCACGACTACCCAGGCTCCTCGGGTCAACAACGGCCATTTCTTCCTCAACTTAAAGGCCATGGCCGAGGCTCAAAACAATCTGCTGTTGCCGCCCCTGCCTCAAGATGGCATCATTGCCTCCCAAGCCGTTGAGGGCATTGGCGTAACGGCAACGGCCCTAGGAGAGCGGCAGGTGCGCTACGACCTGTTTGTCGCGCTGAACCGAGGCAACCGCCCCGGAGATCTCCCCCAGCTCAAAGATGCCACCCCCAATCCAGATCCTGATGCAAGCCCCAATGCGAGCCCTGATGCGGATCCTGATGCCGCCCCTGAGACAGAGCCTACGCCAGAAACTTCGCAACCCCCTACTGATGAGTAA
- the ccsB gene encoding c-type cytochrome biogenesis protein CcsB, with amino-acid sequence MDLITLQGWLDNLSFAVLFVTLLLYWSGAAFPRFTWLPSLGTAGMAVANLAMAALLLARWIEAGYFPMSNLYESLFALAWGVTAMHLVAERMSRSSLVGTVTAPVAMGIAAFATLTLPDTMQASEPLVPALKSNWLMMHVSVMLLSYAALMVGALLAIAFLVVTRGQAIELKGSSVGTGSFRNVKLQRHSETVAQPAAAMSTADGGTAVLEKVQSTSAEPLSPQRLTLADTLDNISYRIIGLGFPLLTIGIIAGAVWANEAWGSYWSWDPKETWALITWLVFAAYLHARITKGWQGRRPAILAASGFVVVWVCYLGVNLLGKGLHSYGWFF; translated from the coding sequence ATGGATCTGATTACCCTCCAGGGCTGGCTAGACAATCTTTCTTTTGCCGTTCTCTTTGTCACTCTGCTTCTGTACTGGAGCGGCGCGGCTTTCCCCCGGTTCACCTGGCTGCCCAGCCTAGGCACTGCAGGCATGGCCGTCGCGAACCTAGCGATGGCAGCTCTGCTGCTGGCTCGCTGGATTGAGGCTGGCTATTTCCCAATGAGCAATCTCTACGAATCGCTCTTTGCCCTGGCTTGGGGGGTAACAGCTATGCACCTGGTGGCCGAGCGCATGAGCCGTAGTTCTTTGGTAGGCACCGTTACTGCCCCAGTGGCGATGGGCATTGCTGCCTTTGCCACCCTGACTTTGCCCGACACTATGCAGGCCTCCGAGCCCCTGGTTCCGGCGCTCAAGTCAAACTGGCTCATGATGCACGTCAGTGTCATGCTCCTGAGCTATGCGGCGCTGATGGTGGGAGCACTGCTTGCGATCGCATTTCTGGTAGTCACTCGCGGTCAGGCGATTGAGTTGAAAGGTAGCTCTGTAGGCACCGGCAGCTTCCGCAACGTCAAGCTGCAGCGCCATAGTGAAACCGTCGCCCAACCGGCAGCTGCAATGAGCACTGCTGATGGCGGTACCGCTGTCCTAGAAAAAGTACAGTCCACCTCCGCAGAGCCCCTGTCACCCCAACGGCTGACCCTAGCCGACACGCTCGACAACATCAGCTACCGCATTATCGGCTTGGGCTTTCCCCTGCTAACTATCGGCATTATTGCCGGAGCCGTCTGGGCTAACGAAGCCTGGGGCTCCTATTGGAGCTGGGACCCCAAAGAGACTTGGGCGCTAATCACCTGGTTGGTATTTGCCGCTTACCTCCATGCCCGCATTACTAAGGGCTGGCAGGGCCGTCGCCCCGCTATCTTGGCTGCGTCTGGTTTTGTCGTGGTATGGGTCTGCTATCTGGGAGTCAACCTGCTGGGCAAGGGGCTACACAGCTATGGCTGGTTCTTTTAA
- a CDS encoding SDR family oxidoreductase → MKAFVAGATGETGQRIVRTLVQRGIPVKALVRDALKARTILPIEVELAQGDVTDREAMRLAIADCTVLLSATGARPSLDPTGPYKVDYEGTKNLVDAAKESGIEHFVMVSSLCTSQFFHPLNLFWLILVWKKQAEEYLQKSGLVYTIVRPGGLKNEDADERPLVMASADSLSEGNVPRLKVAETCVEALFQANARNKIVEIVAEESAEPKSFQELFAQVA, encoded by the coding sequence ATGAAAGCCTTTGTAGCAGGAGCAACTGGAGAAACGGGACAGCGAATTGTGCGGACGCTGGTGCAGCGAGGCATACCGGTCAAGGCATTAGTGCGAGATGCGCTGAAGGCGCGCACTATCTTGCCAATCGAAGTGGAGCTAGCCCAGGGAGATGTAACGGATCGTGAGGCGATGCGGCTTGCGATCGCAGACTGCACAGTTTTGCTGTCTGCCACAGGTGCCCGACCCAGCCTAGACCCAACAGGCCCCTATAAGGTGGACTACGAAGGGACGAAAAACCTGGTTGATGCGGCCAAAGAGAGCGGAATTGAACACTTTGTCATGGTCTCTTCTCTATGTACGTCGCAGTTTTTCCACCCGCTCAACCTCTTTTGGCTGATTCTCGTGTGGAAAAAGCAGGCGGAGGAGTACCTGCAAAAAAGCGGCCTGGTCTACACTATTGTTCGTCCTGGCGGCCTGAAGAATGAGGACGCTGATGAACGGCCCCTAGTGATGGCCTCCGCCGATTCTCTCTCCGAGGGTAATGTGCCGCGCTTGAAGGTAGCGGAAACCTGCGTAGAGGCCCTTTTTCAGGCCAACGCTCGCAACAAGATTGTAGAGATTGTGGCTGAGGAGTCGGCAGAGCCAAAATCCTTTCAGGAGCTGTTTGCTCAGGTCGCTTAG
- a CDS encoding DUF1997 domain-containing protein: MQSSSTNPYSSSAPDQFIEAVSGIIESSENPHATDGFMNAVAFEGQYVGQMDMTADPATVARYLDVHQEWFKRCAQPMEVEPITENGYALLIGHFGALGYEVDPQIGLHLLPQDQGVYRIETIPIPGYTPPGYDVDFRAALQLKESTNEAALNGIGTQVEWELHLTVKIQFPRFIHSLPGSLVKVSGDRLLNQIVRQVSKRLTRKVQEDFHESLGLPLPQSYHGHHFWSGWGKGQASED; encoded by the coding sequence ATGCAGTCATCGTCGACCAACCCCTATTCCTCATCCGCGCCTGATCAGTTCATTGAGGCAGTCTCCGGGATCATCGAAAGTTCCGAAAACCCTCATGCGACCGATGGCTTCATGAACGCCGTTGCTTTTGAAGGACAATACGTCGGGCAAATGGACATGACGGCTGACCCGGCCACTGTTGCCCGCTACCTGGATGTTCACCAGGAGTGGTTTAAGCGATGTGCCCAGCCGATGGAAGTTGAACCCATTACCGAAAATGGGTATGCCCTCTTAATCGGCCACTTCGGTGCCCTTGGTTACGAGGTAGACCCTCAAATTGGGCTGCACCTGCTGCCCCAAGACCAGGGTGTTTACCGCATCGAGACTATTCCCATTCCGGGATACACTCCACCGGGGTACGACGTCGATTTTCGAGCAGCCCTACAGCTCAAAGAGTCTACCAATGAGGCTGCCCTAAACGGCATCGGCACCCAGGTAGAATGGGAGCTACACCTCACTGTCAAAATTCAGTTTCCTCGCTTTATCCACTCCCTGCCAGGTTCACTGGTCAAAGTGTCGGGCGATCGCCTGCTCAACCAAATCGTCCGGCAGGTGTCAAAGCGGCTGACCCGTAAAGTGCAGGAAGACTTTCATGAGTCTTTAGGCCTGCCTTTGCCTCAGAGCTACCACGGACATCATTTTTGGTCTGGTTGGGGCAAAGGACAGGCTAGCGAAGATTAG
- a CDS encoding DUF4079 domain-containing protein yields MSIESIKPYLNFIHPLMMWGLLALTLYAFYLGMKWRKTRLSEGDAKKELLKGRFNIRHHQIGSLLLALMIVGSIGGMAVTYINNGKLFFGPHLLVGLGMTGIIATSTAMVPFMQKGNDTARYTHIALNGALVGLFGWQAVTGVQIVQRILADF; encoded by the coding sequence ATGAGTATCGAGTCGATTAAGCCTTATCTGAATTTCATTCATCCTCTAATGATGTGGGGTTTGCTGGCCCTGACCCTCTACGCCTTCTACCTAGGTATGAAGTGGCGCAAAACCCGCCTGTCTGAAGGCGATGCCAAAAAAGAGCTGTTGAAAGGTCGCTTTAATATTCGCCATCACCAAATCGGATCGCTGCTGTTAGCCCTGATGATCGTCGGCAGTATTGGAGGAATGGCGGTCACCTATATCAACAACGGCAAGCTGTTTTTTGGGCCGCACTTGCTCGTGGGGCTGGGCATGACGGGCATTATCGCCACTTCAACCGCGATGGTTCCCTTTATGCAGAAGGGCAATGATACTGCCCGCTATACCCACATTGCGCTGAATGGAGCACTCGTCGGGTTGTTTGGTTGGCAGGCCGTTACCGGGGTACAGATTGTGCAGCGGATTCTAGCCGATTTTTAG
- a CDS encoding M48 family metalloprotease, whose amino-acid sequence MKSWQRFLSALMAGLLIACLTGQGTPFQPHSVRAAEPSAEPAASPSEPSSSPGNAGSLEVEGASTGDTLPVPTAEPPDGTIKVPEELRSPFPETVSPEAEAVPEAPAEAETTVDSLLVGMEPEAAARAQLLMQADQLYLAGDTRAAEPLYRQAKDPEWNAEMDLPIQVEPVTDPAALPPAAAVYWREAHAGAEAGLPTRIRVPLELLVKEYPEFLPGQTLYIEYLLQQNRAEEAQQVMEAAIARYPFNPDLIKVQTQVLMHQEKWLEAAITARQFTLFNPDHPENEAMLQLSQNNSNRFRSALNERLTGNLISNIITGAAGYILTGGLLGPFTAINSSMILLQGESGIGAQVANRAVEQLPVTKDPAVVAYVDSIGQKLAALAGRDEFDYDFHVVLDDTLNAFVLPGGKVFVNAGAIMKTESEAELAGLLGHEISHAALSHGFQLVTQGNLTTSLAAFIPIPEVAGLTANLIVSSYSREMERQADVLGTQILAAGDYAADGLHNLMVTLGEENRERSGGLNWFASHPAPDDRVGYLKQLVEQGGFNRFAYEGVEPHLKIRQQVSKLVADYEREKPRNERRR is encoded by the coding sequence ATGAAATCTTGGCAGCGGTTTCTGTCGGCCCTCATGGCAGGGTTGCTTATTGCTTGCTTGACCGGCCAGGGCACTCCTTTTCAGCCACACTCAGTGAGGGCAGCAGAACCGTCAGCCGAGCCAGCAGCGTCTCCCTCCGAACCCTCTTCTAGTCCAGGTAATGCAGGCTCTCTTGAGGTAGAGGGAGCTTCCACAGGTGACACGCTGCCAGTTCCTACAGCAGAACCGCCTGACGGCACGATTAAGGTGCCAGAGGAGTTGCGATCGCCTTTTCCCGAAACCGTCAGCCCTGAGGCTGAAGCGGTTCCAGAAGCCCCAGCAGAGGCAGAGACCACAGTCGACTCGCTGCTAGTAGGGATGGAGCCAGAGGCCGCCGCCCGAGCCCAACTCCTGATGCAGGCTGATCAGCTTTACCTAGCCGGAGACACAAGAGCAGCCGAACCGCTCTACCGCCAGGCCAAAGACCCTGAATGGAACGCTGAGATGGATCTGCCTATTCAGGTTGAGCCTGTTACCGACCCAGCAGCCCTGCCGCCAGCAGCAGCAGTCTATTGGCGCGAGGCCCATGCTGGAGCAGAAGCTGGTCTGCCCACCCGGATTCGGGTGCCGCTGGAGCTGCTGGTCAAGGAATATCCCGAGTTTTTGCCAGGGCAAACGCTGTACATCGAGTACCTACTGCAGCAGAACCGAGCCGAAGAGGCGCAGCAGGTAATGGAGGCTGCGATCGCACGTTACCCCTTCAACCCCGACCTGATCAAAGTCCAAACTCAGGTCTTAATGCACCAAGAGAAATGGCTAGAGGCTGCCATCACCGCCCGTCAATTTACCCTGTTCAACCCCGACCACCCCGAAAACGAGGCGATGCTGCAGCTCTCGCAGAACAACTCCAATCGGTTTCGCTCAGCCCTCAACGAGCGGCTGACAGGCAACCTGATCAGCAACATTATTACTGGAGCGGCAGGCTACATTCTCACAGGGGGCTTGCTAGGGCCATTTACTGCCATTAATTCCAGCATGATCCTGCTGCAAGGAGAAAGTGGCATCGGCGCTCAAGTAGCCAATCGGGCCGTTGAACAGCTACCGGTGACTAAAGATCCTGCTGTCGTTGCCTACGTTGATTCGATTGGTCAGAAGCTAGCCGCACTGGCCGGACGAGACGAATTCGATTACGACTTCCACGTGGTCTTAGACGACACGCTAAACGCCTTTGTTCTCCCTGGCGGAAAAGTGTTTGTCAACGCTGGAGCCATCATGAAAACCGAGTCGGAAGCTGAGTTAGCCGGTCTGCTGGGCCATGAGATCTCCCACGCCGCCCTTTCCCACGGCTTTCAGCTAGTCACCCAAGGTAATTTGACCACCAGCCTGGCAGCCTTTATTCCCATTCCTGAGGTAGCTGGCCTAACGGCAAATCTGATTGTCTCCAGCTACTCACGGGAGATGGAGCGGCAGGCTGATGTGCTGGGCACTCAAATTTTGGCGGCTGGAGATTACGCGGCCGATGGTTTGCACAACCTAATGGTCACGCTGGGAGAGGAAAACCGGGAGCGCTCTGGCGGCTTAAACTGGTTTGCCTCCCATCCGGCCCCAGATGACCGCGTGGGCTACCTCAAGCAGCTAGTGGAGCAGGGCGGCTTCAACCGCTTTGCCTATGAGGGGGTTGAACCACACCTAAAAATTCGTCAGCAGGTTAGCAAGCTAGTGGCAGATTACGAGCGGGAAAAGCCCAGAAACGAAAGACGACGTTGA